The following nucleotide sequence is from Trifolium pratense cultivar HEN17-A07 linkage group LG2, ARS_RC_1.1, whole genome shotgun sequence.
ATGCAGTTGAACATTTCTTCCACATCTTCATCATTCTTCAACTCATGCCACTCGTATTTCCGTGGTGCATCATCGTATCCTCCAACATGGTCCGATGCCAGATCGATGTATGACTCCGAATACGCTAGTTTATCGATTTTGATCTGCCTTGCATATTTATAATGATACATGACTTCAATCCTGTGTTTGAGAGAGCGAAGAGTTGTTAAAGtgttattcaattcaatgtAAAACGGCTCGTCATTGCCGCGAAACTTGACAGAAAACTGATGCGCTTTTGGTACAGAATTAGGAATTGGACGAGTTGAAACATTCATTTTGtaaacatgtatttttttagaACTGAATATGCATAGACGTATTTATATTAAACCTTGGTTAAAAGTGTCGGAGGGATCTCGACCGTTAAAAGTGTCGGTGCGATCTCGACCGTTAAAAGTGTCGGTGCGATCTCGACGGTAAAATATAACTATAATTAGGAGAAAAAACTCTGCATTTCGTATAACAGGTAAATTCGGAACGCAGAAACTGAATTTTTAGGAGTAGTGTTCGGATTATATTTTCCGAATTACTGGGACTTTTATTCATAAAAACCAGTTGCTGGACAGAACCAAGTAGTGGAGTACCTACTACTCTGAATATTGCATTTCTCGCAAATAACCTGTTTAAGCCACATTTATAATCATCAAAATCAGACGTACACCAACACAAATAAATATTTCGACAATCTAATCGAACATCGAATATTACATAATGTGTTCAAAATGTCCAATGTTCACCTACTTTACAAAAGTTGTTCAAAATGTGTTCACTTACAAAATGAGTCTAGAGTGACATCCTAAAGTGACATTCTACGCCGCAATCGCGCTAAatcaaaaaacattaattaagttaaaTAACATAAACTACAAGCAATCGATTGGACATTCTTTAGAGTCTCCCTTTTGAAGTTTACGTCTCGGAACAACAGCGCCTTTTTCATTATCCATCAATGCCACGAAATCCGCTTGTCTATCCACGAAACTACTCTGCCACGAAGAAGCTTCCTGCGTACAATACTTAGTCCACGTCTTACAGGTCGGAGGTAATGGACAATGTTGCTTCAACTTAACATAGACAAAATGATCTGGAACCCCTCCGATACATAAAATCTTAGAATCCGGGTCTTGTGGAGGAGTGCCTCGCAATGGAAAAAAAGTTTCACTAGCTCCAGACCTTTCACTCTTAGTCAGCAACACTACTACCTTGTTGAAGTATGAGGCAATGATGTGCCCCATGTCTGGAAACGTTAGCCACTTTTCTCTAGGTGCCATGCGCCGACTAGACCTTCTCGTCGGTGGAAAGAAAGCGTCATATAGATATTGATAACGCTCCATAGAACCAAATATCGTCAAATATTCGTCCTTGTGCTTACTTAGCTCCTTTTGCAAGTTTAGTCTAATTAGCTCATAATCAGCTTGATTGTTGCGAGTATCCAAAGCAATAACACGAAATCCGCAGAAACCATCACCATCGACATCAACTATATCCTCAATATGCGAATGCATGAACAATGGCATTGCATCAAGAAATGGAATATGTCGATCTTCGATTGGATTAACTTTACCGGTACGTGCACCCTTTTGTTTGGAAGATGATGGTGTTGCTTGTGATGATTGGCTAGGCGGAAATTGCACCTCCACATGCTCCCAATAGGAAGGAGACCGAGTCATCGAACTTTCCCCGCAAGCACCCTTTCTTTTTACCCCTTTATTCTTTCCAACCACAACCGGAGGTTTCAATGACGTAGACTGTGGGAATGCAATCTGTCGCAGCTGTTCTCTAATTTGTATTTTCATGGGGACATCGACTGTTCTCAAACgctcctaaaaaaaaaatataagtaattATCATTCTAACACATTATATAAATACttattgataattttattagttGTAGACGAACCTGAATAGCGTTCCACTCCGCCAAGCAAGAATAGTCATCAACTTGTTGTTCAACATCCTCCCGGTCATTGAAAACCAACTTCTTCCAATGGTTGTTAATCTCATCCAGCCTAATAGGTCGGTTGTGGcgaatttttttagcaataacaCAAGCACACGGCAATCCATGGGTGCGTTGTAACACACAACCACACTTTTTGCTATCCATGCCAACTTCCTCAGCCCTCTTGGCTTCTTCATGAATGTAACCCAATGCAGTTCTTGAAACCTTATAAACCACTAAATTGTACATCGGCTTATCATCATATCTGTGCTCTTGTAACGACAAACTGATCCCAAAAGTTGCTTGAATCTCAGTGTGTTGGTTAACCAACATATCATGTATTGCTCCCCAAACCTTGACAAAATCACCATTTGTATCTAACAAGTATTTTTTTAGCACAGCATGTGATGACTCAGCTCGGTTTGTTGTAGTATTACCAAAATGCATTACACGGTTTGTCCACGCGCTCACAACTTTCTTTTCATCAGTGTCTAGAACCGTTTTTTTGACATAGTTATAAAATCTAGGCCACCTTTCGCATACGGTTCTAAACTTTAAGACCGCTTCAGCATATGCTTCCTCGGTTGGAGAATTCAACACTTCGTAAAACTGAGACATTATGTTTTTAACAACGTCCCCTTGCTTCTCCTCCTCACCATGTTTGATCTTACAAAGCACGCTGCACCTAGCTGAGACATTTTTCTTAACATGAAAGCGACAAACTAGCGGTGTTGCATTTGGAAATACATCGGGAATAGCACTCATCAATGCGGCATCCCGGTCAGTCACAATAACCTTCGGTGCACAGTTTTCGTCCACTAAAAGTTGTTGCACTTGTTGTAGAGCCCAAACAAAATTGTCATGTTTTTCATTACTTAGAAAAGCAAAACCAAGTCCAAATGTCTTATTAGTCGATGTGCAGCCAACAATCTCAAACAATGGCATTTTGTACCGGTTGGTTTTATATGTGGAATCCATAAGCAAAACATCGCTAAAAGTATTGAACAGTTCGATAGATTTACGATGTGCAAAAAAAAGGTCTTGAATAGTGTCAGACTCACAAGCTGTTCGAACTTTGAAATAATAGTTGTTCTCCTCCAGACATTTCAAAAGTTGTTGCATTTCACTCCTTGGCCCCCGAGCTGCAAGTTTCAATCTATGCTTGGCATTGTACAATTGCTTGATGCTTGTCGCACTATCTGGATTTCTCTTTTTCAATGTAGACATGATGTTTCTAGGTGGGATTTGATTTCCGGTCATTTCGACAACCGTCTCCTTCTCTTCGGGTTTCAAACGCCCCGCAACTAGGTGACCTTGTAAAGCTTTATCCAACACATGGTTGTGAATGCCGGACACAATTGTAAGATTCCACTCCTTTGATTTCGGCAAATAACCACGGAGTCTAAACGGACAACCAATTTTCCTCGATCCCCTCTCTTCGATTGATACCTTTTTCTTTGCCTTGTAGTTCGATGGTCTGTACGCACCTCCCCTTTCACAACCCAACACAAAACTTGGCTTCCCACTTACCAATCCTTGGTCCGATCTTACAGTTACAACTGTAAAATGTAACTTTTCAGCTTGACCCTTAACCCACTTAATCAACTCATCTCGATCCTTATATGTTTCTTCCGGCACAAAATGCTCACTTGTATCAATGTGAATAGCTGGTGCTTCACACTCAGTAGCTTCATATTTGACTGGAATTGCACAGTTGATGGGTTCGGCATCTTCCACCGGATCTTGTTTACGTAAGCCAAGTACAACCTCCCTCGACTTTTTTGGAAGCTCGTGATCATCATCCATATCTACACATAACACATTTATATCTTGTTATTATGAATAACACAAATAGGCATTCCATTATGAATTGTTAGATTAATgtggaaataaaaaatgatcATATAAAATAGTACAGTAGCTGcaaatttgaaaattcaaaCTCCCAGTAATTCGGAAAACACGTTCCGACCGTTTTTGAGGTAtgttcggaaaacgttttccgagcGATTTTGTCAGAAAAGGGTTACGAATGACAGTCTACATATAGCATGGATATCAAAAAAAACAACGGTTCAAACTAAAATTTACCTGGATTTGGAGCCTCCACGAGTATTGAAACGTCTAGGCAAGGTTGCAATCTTGATTTTGAGCCAAAATTCGAAGGAAACAAAAATTTTGTTGGGTGAGAGTTTTAGATGGAGTGATTAGGTGAATGAGAGAAAGCTGTAACGTTCTGGTATAAAACCCAGTcgttcggaaaacgttttccgaaaaaAGAGCGagcggaaaacgttttccgaacaAGAAAAAATTCGAGTCGTAGTCCCCGAAGTCAACATTGCAGGGGCAATTTTGGAAGtttggggggtgcgcgagaaaatGGGTGGGTGCGAAGAGAAATTTTCGGTACAAATGAGTCGGCTATCGTGCTGGCCCATAGCCATATATTTTTACACGGGCTGGTTTCAAAAAGAGTGTTGGGCCTTATCAGACTGGGCTAAGAAGGTTGGGCTTTTCCATGGGTTGTTATGGGCTGGATTCTTGGGCTTTTGGGCCAACTCCTtaaagaatttttaaaaaatattaaaataaattatataatctttttattgttatattttgttacTATGCATAGATTCGtatataatgttttttattatttttgtggttttatatttattatttctattttattcctatatataatttgttttatttc
It contains:
- the LOC123911311 gene encoding PKS-NRPS hybrid synthetase cheA-like is translated as MDDDHELPKKSREVVLGLRKQDPVEDAEPINCAIPVKYEATECEAPAIHIDTSEHFVPEETYKDRDELIKWVKGQAEKLHFTVVTVRSDQGLVSGKPSFVLGCERGGAYRPSNYKAKKKVSIEERGSRKIGCPFRLRGYLPKSKEWNLTIVSGIHNHVLDKALQGHLVAGRLKPEEKETVVEMTGNQIPPRNIMSTLKKRNPDSATSIKQLYNAKHRLKLAARGPRSEMQQLLKCLEENNYYFKVRTACESDTIQDLFFAHRKSIELFNTFSDVLLMDSTYKTNRYKMPLFEIVGCTSTNKTFGLGFAFLSNEKHDNFVWALQQVQQLLVDENCAPKVIVTDRDAALMSAIPDVFPNATPLVCRFHVKKNVSARCSVLCKIKHGEEEKQGDVVKNIMSQFYEVLNSPTEEAYAEAVLKFRTVCERWPRFYNYVKKTVLDTDEKKVVSAWTNRVMHFGNTTTNRAESSHAVLKKYLLDTNGDFVKVWGAIHDMLVNQHTEIQATFGISLSLQEHRYDDKPMYNLVVYKVSRTALGYIHEEAKRAEEVGMDSKKCGCVLQRTHGLPCACVIAKKIRHNRPIRLDEINNHWKKLVFNDREDVEQQVDDYSCLAEWNAIQERLRTVDVPMKIQIREQLRQIAFPQSTSLKPPVVVGKNKGVKRKGACGESSMTRSPSYWEHVEVQFPPSQSSQATPSSSKQKGARTGKVNPIEDRHIPFLDAMPLFMHSHIEDIVDVDGDGFCGFRVIALDTRNNQADYELIRLNLQKELSKHKDEYLTIFGSMERYQYLYDAFFPPTRRSSRRMAPREKWLTFPDMGHIIASYFNKVVVLLTKSERSGASETFFPLRGTPPQDPDSKILCIGGVPDHFVYVKLKQHCPLPPTCKTWTKYCTQEASSWQSSFVDRQADFVALMDNEKGAVVPRRKLQKGDSKECPIDCL